A genomic region of Methanothermobacter thermautotrophicus str. Delta H contains the following coding sequences:
- a CDS encoding pyridoxal-phosphate-dependent aminotransferase family protein — MDETLLMIPGPTRVAQRVLKAMSENIVNHRSALFGRILTETTEMMSDVFRTSNKSYLLTGSGTAAMEAAVANIIEPGDKILNVVGGKFGQRFAQIVEAFGGESITIDVEWGKAVNPDDIGYTLEENDDIKAVTVVHNETSTGVANPIREIGKIMDDYDALYIVDTVSSLGGDEVDVESYGIDICVTGSQKCLAAPPGMAAITLSNDAWRVIEAVDNPRTYYLNLKKYRKSGDAEPPETPYTPAVSLIYAMHEALKVIMEEGLSNRIKRHKIAAEATRNAVKALDLELFPDEAVSSTTVTAVNLPEGVTDGELRGTMRNKYHVELAGGQDHLKGRIFRIGHMGNITHRELITTFSALEMTLRELGFEVEMGEAVAAVADTYLPEDL; from the coding sequence ATGGATGAAACACTGCTTATGATCCCCGGGCCGACGAGGGTGGCCCAGAGAGTCCTTAAGGCAATGTCAGAGAACATTGTTAACCACAGGAGCGCCCTCTTTGGCAGGATCCTGACTGAAACGACTGAGATGATGTCCGATGTTTTCAGGACCAGCAATAAGTCTTACCTTCTGACGGGTTCAGGGACAGCTGCAATGGAAGCCGCAGTTGCAAACATTATAGAACCCGGCGATAAGATCCTGAATGTTGTTGGGGGTAAATTTGGTCAGAGGTTCGCCCAGATAGTGGAGGCCTTTGGAGGCGAATCCATCACCATAGACGTGGAGTGGGGTAAGGCCGTTAACCCCGATGACATTGGATACACCCTAGAGGAGAATGATGATATAAAGGCAGTCACAGTAGTCCACAATGAGACATCAACAGGTGTTGCTAACCCCATCAGGGAGATAGGGAAGATAATGGACGACTACGACGCCCTCTACATAGTTGACACGGTTTCATCCCTGGGAGGGGATGAGGTCGATGTTGAGTCCTACGGCATAGACATCTGTGTTACAGGTTCCCAGAAGTGCCTTGCAGCACCCCCGGGCATGGCAGCCATAACCCTCAGCAACGACGCCTGGAGGGTCATTGAAGCTGTGGATAATCCCCGGACATACTACCTGAACCTCAAGAAGTACAGGAAGAGCGGTGACGCGGAGCCACCTGAGACACCATACACCCCTGCAGTTTCACTCATATACGCAATGCATGAGGCCCTCAAGGTTATAATGGAGGAGGGACTCAGCAACAGGATAAAGAGGCACAAGATAGCTGCAGAGGCCACAAGGAATGCGGTGAAGGCCCTCGACCTTGAACTGTTCCCTGATGAAGCAGTTTCATCAACAACGGTCACGGCTGTTAATCTCCCGGAGGGAGTTACAGATGGTGAACTGAGGGGGACAATGAGGAACAAGTACCATGTTGAGCTTGCAGGGGGACAGGACCACCTCAAGGGAAGGATATTCCGTATCGGTCACATGGGTAACATAACCCACAGGGAACTTATAACAACATTTTCAGCCCTTGAGATGACCCTCAGGGAGCTCGGATTTGAGGTTGAAATGGGAGAGGCTGTTGCAGCAGTTGCAGACACCTACCTCCCTGAGGACCTCTAA
- a CDS encoding thiamine pyrophosphate-binding protein, with protein sequence MKMCAEVLAGILEEAGFTHIFGHPGEQILPLYEALRKSGLEHVLMRHEQGAVHAADGYARASGGPGVCVATGGPGALNLVMGVAAASTDSVPLIAMTGDLPRGGGPGRFQEVDLEAVFRALTRMSMTPGSGDEASMMLADSISSLRRGLTGVIHINLPRDVLEEDACPPVGPSEVFRELPDMSRALELLGSARRPLILAGGGVIWGNAVGEFREFIENARIPVVTTYSARGVIPEDHPLCLGMTGTRGTPAANHAAGNCDVLLVLGARLSERTLAATGNPRVIHVNTDPSVLRGDVVLEMDVGDFLRELPELKGPEGWFKELAAYRRDNPPISELQPPGGGAFVTSSAVRGILDAAPDATIVNDAGSHTTWVTLHRRVLRERSLIFSGGFGPMGYGLPAAIGAKLADPSRDVIMIAGDGGFQMTIQELGTVAELELPITMCILNNQKLDVIRQWQEMNYGTSYSVELKNPDFIRLADAYGIGAERILRLEDVSGAVERALESGEPRLLEFMVEGEDIPLPGVRP encoded by the coding sequence ATGAAGATGTGTGCGGAGGTCCTTGCAGGGATCCTGGAGGAAGCTGGTTTCACCCATATCTTCGGGCACCCGGGTGAACAGATACTGCCACTCTATGAGGCCCTCAGAAAATCCGGGCTTGAACATGTTCTCATGAGACACGAACAGGGAGCCGTCCACGCCGCAGATGGCTACGCCAGGGCCTCTGGAGGACCGGGGGTCTGTGTTGCCACCGGAGGACCTGGCGCCCTTAATCTTGTGATGGGTGTGGCTGCAGCCAGCACAGATTCCGTACCCCTCATTGCCATGACCGGTGACCTGCCACGGGGTGGGGGCCCCGGCAGGTTCCAGGAGGTTGACCTTGAGGCGGTTTTCAGAGCCCTTACAAGGATGAGCATGACCCCGGGGAGTGGTGATGAGGCCTCCATGATGCTGGCTGACTCCATAAGCTCCCTCAGGAGGGGGCTTACCGGTGTCATACACATAAACCTGCCAAGGGACGTCCTTGAAGAGGATGCATGCCCCCCTGTGGGGCCATCTGAAGTGTTTAGGGAGCTTCCAGACATGAGCAGAGCGCTGGAACTTCTGGGATCCGCGAGAAGGCCCCTTATACTTGCAGGTGGTGGTGTAATCTGGGGGAACGCCGTTGGTGAGTTCAGGGAATTCATAGAGAATGCCAGGATCCCGGTGGTGACCACCTACAGTGCAAGGGGTGTTATACCCGAGGACCATCCACTCTGCCTGGGAATGACCGGTACCCGGGGGACCCCGGCAGCTAACCATGCTGCAGGGAACTGCGACGTTCTCCTGGTCCTCGGGGCGAGGCTCTCAGAGAGGACCCTGGCAGCCACAGGAAATCCCCGCGTAATACACGTCAACACTGACCCCTCTGTACTGAGGGGTGATGTTGTGCTGGAGATGGATGTGGGGGATTTCCTGAGGGAACTGCCTGAATTAAAAGGACCGGAGGGGTGGTTTAAGGAACTTGCAGCCTACCGGAGGGATAACCCGCCCATCAGTGAGTTACAGCCCCCCGGTGGGGGTGCATTTGTAACATCATCTGCTGTGAGGGGTATCCTTGATGCAGCCCCCGATGCCACCATAGTCAACGATGCCGGTAGCCACACCACCTGGGTGACCCTCCACCGGCGGGTTCTCCGTGAGAGATCCCTCATATTCTCCGGTGGCTTCGGGCCCATGGGTTACGGTCTCCCGGCGGCCATCGGTGCAAAGCTTGCAGACCCATCCAGGGATGTCATCATGATAGCGGGTGACGGCGGATTTCAGATGACTATCCAGGAACTTGGCACCGTTGCTGAGCTGGAGCTGCCCATCACCATGTGCATCCTGAATAACCAGAAGCTCGATGTTATAAGGCAGTGGCAGGAGATGAACTACGGCACCAGTTACTCTGTTGAACTGAAGAACCCTGATTTCATTAGACTTGCAGATGCCTACGGTATAGGTGCGGAGAGGATCCTCAGGTTGGAAGATGTCTCAGGTGCCGTGGAGAGGGCCCTTGAGTCAGGTGAACCCCGCCTCCTGGAGTTCATGGTTGAAGGGGAGGACATACCACTTCCCGGGGTCAGGCCCTGA
- a CDS encoding dCTP deaminase yields MIGEQLLKKLFPDFEELVQPAGIDLRVDKVYRQMGPGSLIDDEKNLPPLEMLEPPIYRLEPGKAYLASVDRMIEIPEGYAMLYLPRSTLLRSFVSVQTAVGDPGFRGTLQFLLHNHGEYEYTLKRGERIVQAVVFPVEGSGKYSGSYQE; encoded by the coding sequence ATGATTGGAGAACAGCTCTTAAAGAAACTTTTTCCGGACTTTGAGGAACTTGTCCAGCCAGCTGGAATTGACCTGAGGGTTGATAAGGTTTACAGACAGATGGGACCCGGGTCACTGATTGATGATGAGAAGAACCTTCCACCCCTCGAAATGCTTGAGCCGCCCATCTACAGACTTGAGCCAGGCAAAGCTTACCTTGCAAGTGTTGACAGGATGATAGAGATACCTGAGGGATATGCAATGCTCTACCTGCCAAGGTCAACCCTCCTGAGGTCCTTTGTATCCGTTCAAACCGCCGTTGGAGATCCTGGTTTCAGGGGTACCCTCCAGTTCCTTTTACATAATCATGGAGAATATGAGTATACACTAAAGAGGGGTGAAAGGATAGTACAGGCCGTGGTATTCCCGGTGGAGGGATCAGGAAAGTACAGTGGAAGCTACCAAGAATGA
- the dmpI gene encoding 4-oxalocrotonate tautomerase DmpI, with translation MPVIQINCNELTREKKRELVKRITEVSSEIMGLPESTITVLIREFPPEMWGLEVHSSVTGSEWFLMGVSPR, from the coding sequence TTGCCTGTTATCCAGATAAACTGCAATGAGCTGACAAGGGAAAAGAAGAGGGAACTCGTAAAGCGTATCACAGAGGTCTCAAGTGAAATTATGGGCCTCCCGGAGTCAACAATAACGGTTCTTATAAGGGAGTTCCCACCGGAGATGTGGGGGTTGGAGGTTCACTCCTCTGTGACAGGGAGTGAATGGTTCCTCATGGGAGTGTCTCCTCGTTGA
- a CDS encoding GAF domain-containing protein, whose amino-acid sequence MSHYPCGDFHMGVRILLVEDEAITAMDLQRKLEFWGYDVVGVAYSGETAVELAQKHHPDLILMDIVLKGPLNGVDAAKEIRSLDIPVVFLSAHSEGSTMERAREVEPYGYLIKPFDEKELLFSIELAVQRHRSQLQIKKLNRNLRMLSDCNQAIVRINDPEKLLREVCRIIVEVGGYRMAWIGLAENDEERSVRPVAEYGFHEGYLDSVTIRWDDSVYGEGPTGRSIREGEPVIIRDTGEDPRFTPWRDRAVERGFMSVIGLPLTVKGETIGALTVYSGERDAFDEEEVKLLMELAGDVSFYIESREILKEMEERVARTAQRERILKRIFELSPVAILNFQVDHGEPALLELNREASIITGVEECSGSLGVHDVLRGLDEEDLKKIKGAIMGDVELEEMISYPHHGRTKLFRLKIVRPSREIASVFLIDVTPER is encoded by the coding sequence ATGTCACATTACCCATGTGGAGACTTTCATATGGGTGTAAGGATACTCCTTGTAGAGGATGAGGCAATAACGGCGATGGATCTCCAGAGAAAGCTGGAGTTCTGGGGATATGATGTTGTGGGGGTTGCATACAGTGGTGAGACTGCAGTTGAACTTGCACAGAAGCACCACCCTGATCTAATTTTAATGGACATAGTCCTCAAGGGCCCCCTGAACGGTGTTGATGCTGCAAAAGAAATTCGTAGCCTTGACATACCTGTGGTTTTTCTATCAGCCCACTCAGAGGGCTCCACCATGGAGAGGGCCAGGGAAGTGGAACCCTACGGATACCTGATAAAGCCCTTTGATGAGAAGGAGCTCCTATTCAGCATTGAACTGGCGGTTCAGAGGCACCGGAGCCAGTTACAGATAAAAAAACTTAACCGTAACCTCAGAATGCTCAGCGACTGTAACCAGGCCATTGTAAGGATAAATGACCCTGAAAAACTTCTGAGAGAGGTATGCCGGATCATCGTCGAGGTCGGTGGTTACAGGATGGCCTGGATAGGCCTTGCAGAGAATGATGAGGAGAGGTCTGTGAGGCCCGTTGCAGAGTACGGATTCCATGAAGGCTACCTTGACTCAGTAACCATCAGGTGGGATGATAGCGTATACGGGGAGGGCCCGACAGGAAGGTCAATAAGGGAAGGGGAACCCGTCATAATAAGGGACACCGGAGAGGATCCCAGATTCACCCCCTGGAGGGATAGGGCCGTTGAGAGGGGATTCATGTCAGTCATTGGTCTTCCCCTCACTGTTAAGGGTGAGACCATAGGAGCCCTCACGGTTTACTCGGGGGAGAGGGATGCCTTCGATGAGGAGGAAGTGAAACTTCTCATGGAACTTGCAGGGGATGTGTCATTCTACATTGAATCCCGTGAAATCCTGAAGGAGATGGAGGAGAGGGTAGCCAGAACGGCCCAGAGGGAGAGAATTCTTAAGAGGATCTTTGAATTATCCCCCGTTGCAATACTGAATTTTCAGGTGGACCATGGGGAACCAGCGCTCCTGGAACTCAACAGGGAGGCCTCAATAATAACAGGGGTGGAGGAATGCTCTGGATCCCTGGGAGTCCATGACGTCCTCAGGGGTCTTGATGAGGAAGATCTGAAGAAGATCAAGGGGGCCATCATGGGGGATGTTGAACTGGAAGAAATGATAAGCTACCCCCACCATGGAAGGACGAAATTGTTCAGGTTAAAGATTGTGAGGCCCTCCCGAGAAATTGCCTCGGTATTCCTTATCGATGTAACACCTGAAAGATAG
- the ftsY gene encoding signal recognition particle-docking protein FtsY, translating to MFESLKKKFSETVGKITEKVSSGQEPRSEEDKSEDRGPEPIPEGKPEEEVRTEEPDDTSSEEPAPDAGEGGSGFLSFFREKRITEKDVDDVLWDLEMALLESDVALEVAEKITTELKEELVGRKVKRSTEISEYTMEALKKAVKDVLSVDGVDLPQLVEKKKPLVIMFVGINGTGKTTTIAKVARYFMKKGLEPVIAAADTFRAGAIEQIGQHADKLGVKLISHRKGADPAAVAFDAVSHAKAQGKDVVLIDTAGRMQTNVNLMDEMAKIKRVVRPDLIVFVGDALTGNDAIEQAARFDEAVGIDAVILTKADADARGGAALSIGYMIKRPIIFMGIGQGYDDIMEFKPEWMVEQLFA from the coding sequence GTGTTTGAGTCTCTGAAGAAAAAATTCAGTGAAACCGTTGGCAAAATCACCGAGAAGGTCTCATCAGGCCAGGAACCCCGGTCCGAAGAGGATAAGTCTGAGGATAGGGGTCCCGAGCCCATTCCAGAAGGTAAACCTGAAGAAGAGGTTAGAACTGAAGAACCAGATGATACGAGTTCAGAGGAACCCGCTCCCGATGCAGGGGAGGGGGGTTCAGGTTTCCTCTCATTTTTCAGGGAAAAAAGGATAACAGAAAAGGACGTGGATGATGTACTCTGGGACCTGGAAATGGCCCTCCTGGAAAGTGACGTGGCCCTTGAAGTGGCTGAAAAAATCACCACAGAGTTGAAGGAAGAACTGGTTGGAAGGAAGGTTAAGAGGAGCACCGAAATATCAGAATACACAATGGAAGCCCTTAAAAAGGCTGTTAAGGATGTTCTCAGCGTTGACGGTGTGGACCTCCCGCAGCTCGTGGAGAAGAAGAAACCCCTTGTTATAATGTTTGTTGGTATAAACGGGACCGGCAAGACAACCACCATAGCAAAGGTGGCCAGATACTTCATGAAAAAGGGCCTTGAGCCCGTGATAGCAGCTGCAGACACCTTCCGTGCCGGTGCAATAGAGCAGATAGGTCAGCACGCAGATAAACTCGGAGTCAAGCTAATAAGCCACCGCAAGGGAGCCGACCCCGCCGCCGTTGCCTTTGACGCGGTATCCCATGCAAAGGCCCAGGGAAAGGATGTCGTCCTCATAGACACCGCAGGGAGGATGCAGACCAACGTGAACCTCATGGACGAGATGGCCAAGATAAAGAGGGTCGTCAGGCCAGACCTCATAGTGTTTGTCGGTGATGCGCTGACAGGAAACGATGCCATTGAACAGGCAGCCCGATTTGATGAAGCCGTTGGCATAGACGCAGTTATACTGACAAAGGCTGATGCAGATGCGCGCGGAGGCGCAGCATTGTCCATAGGCTACATGATCAAAAGGCCCATAATATTCATGGGGATCGGGCAGGGCTACGATGACATAATGGAATTCAAACCCGAATGGATGGTGGAACAGCTATTCGCATGA
- the pfdA gene encoding prefoldin subunit alpha: MEDQQRLEEIVNQLNIYQSQVELIQQQMEAVRATISELEILEKTLSDIQGKDGSETLVPVGAGSFIKAELKDTSEVIMSVGAGVAIKKNFEDAMESIKSQKNELESTLQKMGENLRKITDIMMKLSPQAEELLKKVRGSGE, encoded by the coding sequence ATGGAAGACCAGCAGAGGCTCGAGGAGATAGTGAACCAGCTGAACATCTACCAGAGCCAGGTCGAACTCATACAGCAGCAGATGGAGGCCGTGAGGGCCACCATCAGTGAACTTGAAATCCTTGAGAAGACCCTCAGTGATATACAGGGAAAGGATGGCTCCGAGACCCTGGTACCTGTGGGTGCCGGCTCCTTCATAAAGGCAGAGCTCAAGGATACCAGTGAAGTTATAATGAGTGTCGGTGCAGGTGTAGCCATAAAGAAGAACTTCGAGGATGCAATGGAGAGCATTAAGTCCCAGAAGAATGAACTGGAGTCAACACTTCAGAAGATGGGTGAGAACCTGCGTAAGATAACAGACATCATGATGAAATTATCTCCTCAGGCAGAGGAACTCCTCAAAAAGGTAAGGGGAAGTGGAGAGTAA
- the rpl18a gene encoding 50S ribosomal protein L18Ae has protein sequence MKTKIFRVKGKFLMGDKLQPFTKELNAIREEEIYERLYSEFGSKHRVPRSKVKIEEIEEISPEEVQDPVVKALVQR, from the coding sequence ATGAAGACAAAGATATTTAGGGTTAAAGGAAAGTTCCTGATGGGTGATAAGCTTCAGCCATTCACAAAGGAGCTCAATGCAATAAGGGAAGAGGAAATCTATGAGAGGCTCTACTCTGAATTCGGGAGCAAACACAGGGTTCCAAGGAGCAAAGTTAAAATAGAGGAGATAGAGGAGATATCACCTGAGGAGGTTCAGGACCCGGTGGTCAAGGCGCTGGTCCAGAGGTGA
- a CDS encoding translation initiation factor IF-6, with amino-acid sequence MIRRINLSGNPNLGVYISVTDSVALIPQNTPEKFEGVLREALEVEVLKVSISGSSLNGALAVGNSNGFVVSNQAMDREIDALAAAGVEAVRIPERFTAVGNLVLANDNGAVASPLLSDDALQVIGDVLEVDVKVSTLAGLNIVGSMGAATNRGALLNPQASSEEIGIIEDTLGVEADVGTVNHGVTLIGACSVANSNGVLVGEETTGPELARIEEALGFLEG; translated from the coding sequence ATGATTAGAAGGATCAACCTCAGTGGAAACCCGAACCTGGGAGTTTACATCTCTGTAACCGACAGTGTGGCCCTGATACCACAGAACACCCCTGAAAAGTTTGAGGGTGTTCTCAGGGAAGCCCTTGAAGTTGAGGTCCTGAAGGTGTCCATCAGTGGCAGCAGCCTAAACGGTGCCCTTGCCGTGGGCAACTCAAATGGATTCGTGGTCTCAAATCAGGCCATGGACCGTGAAATCGATGCCCTTGCAGCTGCCGGTGTGGAGGCTGTCAGGATCCCTGAAAGGTTTACTGCAGTCGGTAACCTTGTGCTGGCCAATGACAACGGTGCCGTTGCAAGTCCACTGCTGTCAGATGATGCGCTGCAGGTTATAGGGGATGTGCTTGAGGTTGACGTTAAAGTATCCACACTTGCAGGCCTCAACATCGTAGGCTCCATGGGTGCAGCTACCAACCGTGGTGCCCTGCTGAATCCCCAGGCATCATCTGAGGAAATAGGTATCATAGAGGATACCCTGGGAGTGGAGGCCGACGTTGGCACAGTCAACCATGGAGTCACACTTATAGGTGCCTGTTCGGTGGCCAACTCAAACGGTGTCCTTGTGGGTGAGGAAACCACAGGGCCAGAACTTGCAAGGATAGAAGAAGCTTTAGGTTTTCTTGAGGGATGA
- a CDS encoding 50S ribosomal protein L31e: protein MERIYVIPLRKAKNVPRTIRAPKAVKIVREFLMKHMKADTVKLDESINEKLWERGIQKIPPRIKVKAVKDEDGVVEATLEE, encoded by the coding sequence ATGGAAAGGATTTATGTCATACCTCTCAGAAAGGCCAAGAACGTGCCAAGGACCATAAGAGCGCCGAAGGCTGTTAAGATTGTCAGGGAATTTCTCATGAAACATATGAAGGCAGACACCGTTAAACTCGACGAGTCAATCAACGAAAAACTCTGGGAGAGAGGTATCCAGAAGATACCCCCAAGAATAAAGGTCAAGGCCGTTAAGGATGAAGACGGTGTTGTTGAAGCCACACTCGAAGAATGA
- a CDS encoding 50S ribosomal protein L39e yields MSRNKHVARKLRMAKANRQNRRVPAWVMVKTNYRVRSHPKMRHWRRTKLKV; encoded by the coding sequence ATGAGTAGAAATAAACATGTTGCCAGGAAACTCAGAATGGCAAAGGCTAACAGACAGAACAGAAGGGTGCCCGCATGGGTTATGGTTAAGACAAACTACAGGGTTCGAAGCCATCCAAAGATGAGGCACTGGAGAAGGACCAAACTCAAGGTATAG
- a CDS encoding DUF7411 family protein yields MNACVLYSGGKDSSLAAVMLQRLGIQPELVTVNFGIHDSWKPASDAAASLGFPHRVLKLGDEILRDAAETIINDGFPNNGIKHIHRMAVEAAATEYDMVADGTRRDDRTPKLTRDEIQSLEDRLNIEYVNLDGLGHRTVNRLASMLFSLRRERSSIDNSSDYEVEVRLLLEEMGHSSESFFPVHFQTRVTGWNTKMKEDAK; encoded by the coding sequence ATGAATGCATGCGTACTCTACAGTGGCGGTAAGGACAGTTCACTGGCGGCTGTGATGCTCCAGCGGCTGGGGATACAGCCAGAGCTGGTGACTGTGAACTTCGGGATCCATGATTCATGGAAGCCAGCATCTGATGCAGCTGCATCCCTTGGATTTCCACACCGTGTTCTTAAACTCGGCGATGAAATCCTGAGGGACGCTGCTGAGACGATAATCAATGACGGGTTTCCGAATAATGGTATAAAGCACATACACAGGATGGCAGTTGAAGCCGCAGCCACCGAGTACGACATGGTTGCCGATGGAACGCGACGTGACGACAGGACCCCTAAACTAACAAGGGACGAGATACAGAGCCTCGAAGACCGCCTGAACATTGAATATGTGAACCTGGATGGTCTCGGTCACAGGACCGTTAACAGACTTGCATCGATGCTCTTCAGCCTGAGGAGGGAGAGAAGCAGTATCGATAACAGCTCCGACTACGAGGTTGAGGTCCGCCTCCTCCTTGAGGAGATGGGCCACAGTTCAGAATCATTCTTCCCTGTTCACTTCCAGACCAGGGTCACTGGCTGGAACACCAAAATGAAGGAGGATGCTAAATGA
- a CDS encoding DNA-binding protein, with protein sequence MTDLEEIRRKKMLELQQKAQQQAMEAEAQEQMRQQLEMQKKQIMMQILTPEARSRLANLRLTRPDFVEQIELQLIQLAQMGRVRSKITDEQLKELLKRVAGKKREIKISRK encoded by the coding sequence TTGACAGACCTCGAAGAGATACGTCGCAAGAAGATGCTGGAGCTCCAGCAGAAGGCTCAGCAGCAGGCGATGGAAGCTGAAGCACAGGAACAGATGCGTCAGCAGCTGGAAATGCAGAAAAAACAGATAATGATGCAGATACTCACCCCTGAAGCCCGTAGCCGTCTGGCCAACCTCCGTCTGACAAGACCGGACTTCGTTGAGCAGATAGAACTGCAGCTCATACAGCTGGCCCAGATGGGGCGTGTAAGGTCAAAGATCACCGATGAACAGCTGAAGGAGCTGCTTAAAAGGGTTGCGGGTAAAAAGAGGGAGATAAAGATCAGCCGCAAATAG
- a CDS encoding 30S ribosomal protein S19e: MTTVYDVPADLLINRVAEELKNDSKVKSPEWVNFVKTGVHKERRPENPDWWYVRAAALLRRVYIDGPVGVNSLRTHYGGKKDRGSRPEKFRRGSGAIIRRALQQLEESGLIKREENGRVITPEGRSFLDKAAAEVKKEVEGLERY, translated from the coding sequence ATGACTACAGTTTATGACGTGCCAGCAGATCTGCTCATAAACAGGGTTGCTGAGGAACTGAAAAATGACAGTAAGGTTAAATCCCCTGAATGGGTTAACTTTGTTAAAACAGGTGTCCACAAGGAAAGAAGACCTGAGAATCCTGACTGGTGGTATGTAAGGGCCGCAGCCCTCCTCAGAAGAGTTTACATTGATGGTCCTGTGGGTGTTAACAGCCTCAGGACACATTACGGCGGTAAGAAGGACAGGGGCTCACGCCCTGAAAAGTTCAGAAGGGGTAGCGGTGCCATAATCAGAAGGGCCCTGCAGCAGCTGGAGGAATCAGGTCTAATAAAGAGGGAAGAAAATGGAAGGGTTATAACACCCGAAGGCAGATCATTCCTTGACAAGGCCGCTGCAGAGGTAAAGAAAGAAGTTGAAGGACTTGAAAGGTACTGA
- a CDS encoding YhbY family RNA-binding protein — MNRSLSALTINVGKARVTDSLIEEVKRQLKANELIKIRFARTVASEKESYITEIVEKTNSKLIDLRGNVAIIFKKRS; from the coding sequence ATGAACAGATCACTGTCGGCGCTCACAATAAATGTGGGGAAAGCCAGAGTGACAGATAGCCTCATTGAAGAGGTTAAGAGGCAGCTCAAGGCAAATGAACTGATAAAGATAAGATTTGCCAGGACGGTGGCCTCTGAAAAAGAAAGTTATATTACAGAGATAGTTGAAAAAACAAATTCTAAGCTCATAGATTTAAGAGGAAATGTGGCAATAATTTTCAAAAAAAGATCTTAG
- the rnp4 gene encoding ribonuclease P protein component 4 has translation MRRGKRPRWMLKIAEERIDILFRMADREFSANPHRSHRYTELARNIAMKYRVRIPREWRRRFCRKCYSFLKPGANCTVRIADGKVNFRCHECGHIMRFPYIREKKDRRRNKIESHTTKEGTDEQITVGAHNKCGESQSDR, from the coding sequence TTGAGGAGAGGAAAGAGACCACGATGGATGTTAAAAATTGCTGAAGAGAGAATAGACATCCTTTTCAGAATGGCTGACCGTGAATTTTCAGCTAATCCCCATAGATCGCACAGGTACACCGAACTTGCAAGAAACATCGCAATGAAATACAGGGTTAGAATCCCCAGGGAATGGAGGAGGAGGTTCTGCAGGAAATGTTACAGTTTCCTTAAACCCGGGGCAAACTGCACCGTCAGGATAGCTGATGGGAAGGTTAATTTTAGGTGCCACGAGTGCGGTCACATCATGAGATTCCCTTATATCAGGGAAAAAAAGGATAGAAGGAGAAATAAGATTGAGTCTCACACCACCAAAGAAGGAACTGATGAACAGATCACTGTCGGCGCTCACAATAAATGTGGGGAAAGCCAGAGTGACAGATAG
- a CDS encoding adenylate kinase family protein has translation MICITGTPGVGKTTLAGILRERGLEVISLGELIRQKGFVLGRDPIRGYLEADIEAACSHLQEMEGLDVVEGHLSHLCRSCSMVIVLRLHPEVLRGRLEGRGYPEGKVLENLEAEALDVCTVEAFEIHGERVHEVDTTGRSPHEVADIITDIMNGSRVCPPGGVDFSGWLLG, from the coding sequence ATGATCTGCATAACCGGAACACCCGGCGTCGGGAAGACAACCCTGGCGGGTATATTGAGGGAGAGGGGACTGGAGGTCATATCCCTCGGGGAACTCATAAGGCAGAAGGGATTCGTCCTTGGACGCGACCCCATCAGGGGATACCTTGAAGCCGACATTGAGGCCGCATGCAGTCACCTCCAGGAAATGGAGGGTCTGGATGTGGTGGAGGGTCACCTCTCCCACCTCTGCAGATCCTGCAGCATGGTGATCGTCCTCAGACTCCACCCGGAGGTACTCAGGGGCAGGCTTGAGGGGAGGGGCTACCCTGAAGGTAAGGTGCTTGAAAACCTCGAGGCCGAAGCGCTGGATGTGTGCACCGTTGAGGCCTTCGAAATACATGGGGAGCGTGTTCATGAGGTCGATACAACAGGAAGATCCCCCCATGAGGTTGCCGATATCATCACCGATATCATGAATGGTTCAAGGGTATGTCCCCCGGGGGGAGTGGATTTCTCAGGATGGCTTCTTGGATGA